GTGCTGGTCGATACGCCCTTGACCGGCGGCCTGGAGCCGATGCTCGGCGACCGGCACTTGCGGACGCTGACGATCCTCGGCTTTCCGAACGCGACCCGCCCCGGCATCCTCGACGCACTGAACCATCAGGACTTTGCCTATCGCTGGGGCACGCGCTTCATCCCGCTCGATAAGATGGCGGCGACGAAGGTGCTCACCCGCCTGCGCCGGCAGTGGTTTGCCAAGCGCAAGTCGATCACCGCCATCCTGCGCGAGGTGCTGACCAACGAGCCTGCTGCACTGGTCGATAGCGACGCCGACAACAAGGCGCTCGATGCAGACGCCGCTTTGCAGGCGCTTGGCAGTGATCATGTCGGTTTCGGTTATCTGACGACGAGCATCACCGTCTGGGACGAGGACCGGGAGGCCGCGGAGGAAAAGGTCCGCGCCGTCGAGCGCATCGTCAACGGCCTCGGCTTCACCTGCATTCGGGAAACGGTGAATGCCGTCGAAGCCTGGCTCGGTTCACTGCCGGGCCATGTCTACGCCAATGTCCGGCAGCCGCTCGTCCACACACTGAACCTCGCCCATCTCATGCCGCTCTCGGCGGTGTGGGCCGGACCGGCGCACAATGCCCATCTCGACGGCCCGCCGCTACTCTATGCGGAAACCAGCGGCTCCACACCGTTCCGCCTCTCCACCCATGTGGGCGATGTCGGCCACATGCTGATCGTGGGTCCGACCGGCGCAGGCAAGTCGGTACTCTTGTCGCTGATCGCACTGCAATTCCGGCGCTATGCCGGCTCTCAGGTCTACATCTTCGACAAGGGCAATTCGGCGCGCGCCGCCGTGCTCGCCATGGGTGGGGAGCATCATGCGCTGGGTGCGGCCCCTGATGACATCACGAATGCGCTCGCCTTCCAGCCGCTCCGCGACATCGACGATCCGGCGACGCGAAGCTGGGCGGCGGAATGGATCGGCGCGCTGCTCGCTCATGAGCATGTCACCGTTACCCCGGAAGTGAAGGAGGCCGTCTGGTCGGCGCTGGGCAACCTCGCCACCGCGCCGGCCGAGGAGCGCACGCTCACCGGCCTGTCCGTCCTCGTCCAGGCGAACGCCCTCAAGGCCGCGCTCCAGCCCTATACGCTCGACGGCCCCTTCGGCCGGCTGCTCGACGCTGCCGGCGATCGGCTGGCGCTGTCCGACGTCCACTGCTTCGAGACCGAGGAACTGATGCACGAGGCCAGCGTCGTCCTGCCGGTGCTGACCTATCTCTTCCACCGTCTCGAGGAGCGGTT
This genomic interval from Oceanibaculum nanhaiense contains the following:
- the trbE gene encoding conjugal transfer protein TrbE, which produces MLSLAEYRGRADRLADLLPWAALLAPGIVLNKDGSFQRSFRFRGPDLESATEAELVGLGARANNALKRLGSGWALFFEAERLEAQDYPRSNFPDAASWLVDEERRAAFEGESDQSSPRWSDDPANGQGRHFESRFHLTLLYMPPPDAQARTENALLDSDRKGEGDGGGRNWRQELARFRDETERVLDLLSGFLPEIRALDDAETLTFLHGAISTKRHPVAVPETPMYLDGVLVDTPLTGGLEPMLGDRHLRTLTILGFPNATRPGILDALNHQDFAYRWGTRFIPLDKMAATKVLTRLRRQWFAKRKSITAILREVLTNEPAALVDSDADNKALDADAALQALGSDHVGFGYLTTSITVWDEDREAAEEKVRAVERIVNGLGFTCIRETVNAVEAWLGSLPGHVYANVRQPLVHTLNLAHLMPLSAVWAGPAHNAHLDGPPLLYAETSGSTPFRLSTHVGDVGHMLIVGPTGAGKSVLLSLIALQFRRYAGSQVYIFDKGNSARAAVLAMGGEHHALGAAPDDITNALAFQPLRDIDDPATRSWAAEWIGALLAHEHVTVTPEVKEAVWSALGNLATAPAEERTLTGLSVLVQANALKAALQPYTLDGPFGRLLDAAGDRLALSDVHCFETEELMHEASVVLPVLTYLFHRLEERFTGNPTLLVLDEAWVYLDNPLFAARIREWLKVLRKKNVSVIFATQSLADVADSAIAPAIIESCPQRIFLPNDRAVEPQARAAYERFGLNDRQIELIAQATPKRHYYLQSRRGNRLFELGLGPVALALCGASDSAAQTLIDTILAEHGRETFAAKFLRARGLDWAADIIGRFSPQTQEPTP